The uncultured Desulfobulbus sp. genome window below encodes:
- a CDS encoding RlmE family RNA methyltransferase, producing the protein MRKEQDFYFKKAKKDNYPARSVYKLEETQLKHKFLKSGQRVLDLGCHPGSWSVYASQILGPKGVVVAADLQHTDIPVQKPNAEIHWLCYDVYSEEFVDYLKKQWPGFHVVLSDMAPRTTGSQYADHQHSLRLCRRVLELSAQFLHENGTLYLKVFQGEDFPEFLQECKPLFNSVKVVKPKSSRNESREVFVLGRGFRRQTRQK; encoded by the coding sequence ATGCGCAAAGAGCAGGACTTTTATTTTAAAAAGGCCAAAAAAGACAATTATCCGGCACGCTCCGTGTACAAACTTGAAGAGACCCAGCTCAAACATAAATTTCTGAAATCCGGGCAGCGCGTGCTCGATTTGGGCTGTCATCCCGGGAGTTGGAGTGTCTATGCGTCTCAGATTTTGGGGCCCAAAGGCGTGGTGGTGGCTGCCGACCTGCAGCACACGGATATACCGGTTCAAAAACCCAATGCCGAAATTCATTGGCTCTGTTATGATGTTTACTCGGAGGAGTTCGTCGATTACCTGAAAAAACAGTGGCCGGGTTTTCATGTGGTGCTCAGTGATATGGCACCGCGGACAACCGGCAGTCAGTACGCCGATCATCAGCATTCGCTGCGTCTCTGTCGGCGTGTCCTCGAGTTATCCGCCCAATTTTTGCATGAAAACGGGACCCTGTACCTGAAGGTGTTTCAGGGCGAAGATTTTCCCGAATTTCTGCAGGAGTGCAAACCGCTGTTTAACAGCGTGAAAGTGGTCAAACCAAAGAGTTCGCGTAATGAGAGCCGGGAGGTCTTTGTATTGGGACGTGGTTTTCGCAGGCAGACTCGACAAAAATAG
- a CDS encoding YebC/PmpR family DNA-binding transcriptional regulator has protein sequence MSGHSKWSTIKRKKGANDAKRGKIFTKLIKEITIAAKMGGGDPDGNPRLRSAITAAKSENMPKDNIDRAIKKGTGDLDGAIYEEILYEGYGPGGVAVLVETMTDNKNRTVADIRHYFAKSGGNLGESGCVNWMFDKKGSITVEKEGIDEEELMDLALEAGAEDVVDDEESFQLLTEPEAFNDVVDQLEKAGVKFSEATIAMIPQNTIEVSEEKTARSLLRLLDNLEDHDDVQKVHANFDIDDALMDVLD, from the coding sequence GTGTCGGGACATTCAAAGTGGAGCACGATTAAACGCAAGAAAGGGGCAAATGACGCCAAACGGGGGAAAATTTTCACCAAGCTGATCAAGGAGATCACCATTGCTGCCAAGATGGGCGGCGGTGACCCTGATGGCAACCCTCGCCTGCGCAGTGCCATCACGGCCGCCAAAAGCGAGAATATGCCCAAGGACAATATCGATCGGGCAATTAAAAAAGGTACCGGTGATCTTGATGGCGCAATCTATGAGGAGATCCTCTACGAAGGCTATGGTCCCGGTGGTGTGGCAGTTCTAGTTGAGACCATGACTGACAACAAGAACCGAACCGTTGCCGATATTCGTCATTATTTTGCCAAGAGTGGGGGCAACCTCGGTGAGTCGGGCTGTGTTAACTGGATGTTTGACAAGAAAGGCTCCATCACCGTTGAAAAAGAAGGCATCGATGAGGAAGAGCTCATGGATCTTGCTCTTGAAGCCGGTGCTGAGGATGTGGTGGATGATGAGGAGAGCTTTCAGTTGCTGACCGAGCCTGAGGCCTTCAACGACGTGGTTGATCAGCTGGAAAAGGCAGGGGTTAAATTCTCCGAGGCCACCATCGCCATGATTCCCCAGAACACCATTGAGGTGAGCGAGGAAAAAACCGCTCGTTCTCTGTTGCGTCTTCTCGATAACCTGGAAGATCATGACGATGTTCAGAAAGTGCATGCCAACTTTGACATCGATGATGCTCTGATGGATGTGCTTGACTGA